From one Sphingobacteriales bacterium genomic stretch:
- a CDS encoding alpha/beta fold hydrolase, translating into MLLTSPILKTPKWLYTRHLQTIVPNLYRQVEGVSYQRERIETWDDDFLDLDWSRIDSKQLIIISHGFEGSSQRVYAKGLVKILNKNGYDVCVWNYRGCSGEDNRQFFGYHSGKTEDLHYVIEHIQKNNTYDSYSLIGISMGGNLTLKYLGEEKWNNVHTIDAAVAVSVPLHYETSFPHLIKGWNKIYERRFTQQVKDKVLLKQSRYPDAMDYKSIAKARNLWEFTERCTVPMHGFKNIHDYNVTVQASTYLKKIKTPTLLINTDNDPLLTRECYPVQVARKSKSFHLEIPIGGGHVGFCEDLKAEHNWLEKRLVNYFLKGA; encoded by the coding sequence ATGCTCCTGACTTCTCCCATATTGAAAACCCCGAAGTGGCTTTATACCAGGCACCTGCAAACCATTGTGCCAAATTTATACCGTCAGGTGGAAGGGGTGAGCTATCAGCGCGAGCGGATAGAAACCTGGGACGATGATTTTCTGGATTTAGACTGGAGCCGAATCGACAGTAAACAACTTATTATCATCTCGCATGGTTTTGAGGGCAGTTCCCAGCGTGTGTATGCCAAAGGCCTGGTAAAAATTCTGAATAAAAACGGATATGATGTCTGTGTCTGGAATTACAGGGGATGCAGCGGGGAAGACAACCGTCAGTTTTTCGGGTATCATTCCGGGAAAACGGAAGACCTGCATTATGTGATTGAACACATCCAGAAAAATAATACCTACGATTCCTACAGCCTGATTGGTATTTCCATGGGCGGCAACCTGACCCTGAAATATCTGGGCGAGGAGAAATGGAATAATGTACACACAATAGATGCGGCGGTGGCGGTGTCTGTGCCGCTGCATTACGAAACGTCCTTTCCGCATCTGATCAAAGGGTGGAATAAGATTTATGAACGCCGTTTTACCCAACAGGTGAAAGATAAGGTGCTGTTGAAACAATCCCGTTACCCGGATGCGATGGATTATAAGTCGATCGCGAAAGCCCGGAACTTATGGGAGTTTACGGAACGCTGCACCGTGCCGATGCATGGATTTAAGAATATCCATGATTACAATGTAACCGTTCAGGCATCCACCTACCTCAAAAAGATAAAGACTCCCACCTTGCTGATTAACACGGATAATGACCCCTTGCTGACCAGGGAATGCTATCCTGTCCAGGTGGCCAGAAAATCGAAAAGTTTTCACTTGGAAATTCCCATCGGCGGCGGGCATGTCGGTTTCTGCGAAGACCTGAAAGCCGAACACAACTGGCTGGAAAAAAGACTCGTCAATTATTTTCTGAAAGGAGCCTGA
- a CDS encoding alpha/beta hydrolase translates to MDNRTITHEFVEVNGIKLHIARQGTGKKLVVLLHGWPEFWYTWRYQIPVLAEKYTVVAPDLRGFNLSDKPHGVSNYKTDVVASDIAALIPKLGFDKAFIVGHDWGGAVAWAFAAMYPGMTEKLAVLNCPHPKEMLKSFKENPSQLLRSWYMFMHQIPLLPELLYSYVLPLFFKQFVRGWMYHKENFTDADLDEFVHAFQQKGALTGSINYYRAMLQTKPNVSIFKNKIQSPTLLIWGEGDKALGKELTFNTQQHINAALDIRYIRDCSHWTQNDCPDEVNGYLLDFFGRNV, encoded by the coding sequence ATGGATAACAGGACTATCACGCACGAATTTGTGGAAGTAAACGGCATTAAACTGCACATCGCCAGACAGGGCACCGGCAAAAAGCTGGTGGTGCTCCTGCACGGCTGGCCGGAGTTCTGGTACACCTGGCGGTATCAGATTCCTGTGCTCGCGGAAAAATATACGGTGGTGGCTCCGGATTTACGGGGGTTTAACCTGAGTGATAAACCGCACGGAGTGTCCAATTATAAAACCGATGTGGTGGCTTCGGATATCGCGGCGCTGATTCCGAAACTGGGTTTTGATAAGGCGTTTATCGTCGGCCACGACTGGGGCGGTGCGGTGGCGTGGGCATTCGCGGCCATGTATCCCGGGATGACGGAAAAACTGGCGGTGCTGAACTGCCCGCATCCGAAAGAGATGCTGAAGAGTTTTAAGGAAAATCCGTCACAGTTGCTGCGCAGCTGGTATATGTTCATGCACCAGATTCCGTTATTGCCGGAGTTGCTGTACTCGTATGTGTTGCCCTTGTTCTTCAAACAATTTGTACGCGGATGGATGTACCACAAGGAAAATTTCACGGATGCTGACCTGGATGAATTTGTGCATGCCTTTCAGCAAAAAGGCGCGCTGACAGGTTCCATCAATTATTACCGCGCCATGCTGCAGACGAAACCGAATGTCAGCATTTTTAAAAATAAGATACAGTCACCGACGCTGCTGATTTGGGGCGAAGGCGACAAAGCATTGGGCAAGGAACTGACGTTCAATACGCAGCAACACATCAATGCGGCACTGGACATCAGGTATATCAGGGACTGTTCACACTGGACGCAGAATGACTGCCCGGATGAAGTGAATGGCTACCTGCTTGACTTTTTCGGCAGGAATGTATAA
- a CDS encoding DUF2804 domain-containing protein: protein MQHEITQAGPLLNEEGSLSQKGWAKDLVLRYDRNAIKASGLRIKEWDYYCILQEDFGIALTVADNSYLSLIAVNVFDFIHNKETTDMVLLPFTMGKLNMPSHSAFGDTVVQHKKVQISFRHIEGRRQLDVDFPSFNNRKGITGSISLTPLNKDSMVIATPWKEDPLAFYYNQKINCLAAAGSFTVGNETHVFEPEKALGVLDWGRGVWTYKNRWYWGSASGYVDGQPFGFNIGYGFGDTSAATENMLLYNGVAHKLEDVKFIIHTNDYLQPWKFTSNDGRFELDFQPAIDRYSNTNLLLLQSKQHQVFGYFSGKVILDDGIVLTIDRLLGFAEDVLNRW, encoded by the coding sequence ATGCAGCACGAAATCACACAAGCAGGACCCCTGCTGAACGAAGAAGGCAGCCTTTCGCAAAAAGGCTGGGCAAAAGATTTAGTTTTACGGTATGACCGCAATGCCATCAAGGCCTCCGGACTGCGAATCAAGGAATGGGATTATTACTGCATCCTGCAGGAAGATTTTGGCATTGCACTCACCGTGGCGGATAATTCCTACCTGTCCCTGATAGCCGTCAACGTGTTTGATTTCATTCATAATAAAGAAACCACCGACATGGTACTCCTCCCGTTTACGATGGGGAAATTAAATATGCCCTCGCACTCCGCCTTCGGCGATACGGTGGTACAGCACAAAAAGGTGCAGATATCCTTTCGGCATATCGAAGGAAGGCGGCAGCTGGATGTTGATTTTCCGTCGTTCAACAACCGAAAAGGAATAACAGGAAGCATATCGCTGACACCTCTGAACAAGGACAGCATGGTAATTGCCACGCCCTGGAAAGAAGACCCGCTGGCATTTTACTACAACCAGAAAATCAACTGCCTGGCGGCGGCGGGTTCATTCACCGTTGGCAATGAGACGCATGTATTCGAACCGGAGAAAGCGCTGGGTGTGCTGGATTGGGGACGCGGCGTGTGGACCTATAAAAACCGCTGGTACTGGGGTTCCGCATCCGGCTATGTGGACGGACAGCCGTTTGGTTTCAATATCGGCTATGGCTTTGGCGATACCTCGGCGGCCACGGAGAACATGTTGCTGTACAACGGCGTGGCCCATAAGCTGGAAGATGTGAAATTCATCATCCACACGAACGACTACCTGCAGCCCTGGAAATTCACGAGTAACGACGGGCGTTTTGAATTAGATTTTCAACCTGCGATAGACCGCTATTCCAATACCAACCTGCTGCTGCTGCAATCCAAACAGCACCAGGTGTTCGGTTATTTCAGCGGAAAGGTGATACTGGATGACGGCATAGTGCTCACTATTGACCGGCTGCTGGGATTTGCGGAAGATGTGCTGAACAGATGGTAG